A single Amphiura filiformis chromosome 19, Afil_fr2py, whole genome shotgun sequence DNA region contains:
- the LOC140141531 gene encoding uncharacterized protein translates to MKACEKPSKYMSMILDGMDQHVTQLPKPLTNSKSMASMWKLPTHITGAIVHGRGQHVFVDINEVPHDSNMTMNVLLQVLLKYPSLPPVLYLQLDNCVRENKNRFMFAMCCMLVELQIFRKIKMSFLPVGHTHEDIDQFFSRIAQYLRKRNVQTIVKLLRLIKEAYKKLKTTTERLKNMFNIRDWLMPSIAPMRHHTQHHVFRFTLNEQGKAVMHTRQWANMTKEWTECDKTDNINYIIQSHPEGIPDLVPLCFIKPDLATFEVDIKKMEKFPWMKSDHLKEWGDFLQEIKHQKENPVAGVFPIHELVYGTNQSHDVSQDPSHVSDNQSEFEALQMSQPDPVQIGPKRVRREKMQLLPGNFVAVYTTKYKHHWPQIGEIVSVNESDITLNWYNATYTGYCSPAFLQNNGKKEKWVEDVNVEDTISDPFKLTKASKLPVRIVEVLKVQQERLNIDLQRSISV, encoded by the exons ATGAAGGCATGTGAAAAACCAAGCAAGTATATGTCCATGATACTTGATGGCATGGACCAACATGTGACCCAACTACCCAAGCCACTGACCAACTCAAAGAGTATGGCCTCAATGTGGAAGCTGCCCACACACATAACGGGTGCAATTGTGCATGGTCGTGGACAACACGTTTTTGTTGATATAAATGAGGTACCTCATGATAGCAACATGACCATGAATGTGCTATTACAG GTTCTGCTGAAATATCCCAGCTTGCCACCAGTGCTATATTTACAACTTGACAACTGTGTTCGTGAGAACAAAAATCGCTTCATGTTTGCTATGTGTTGTATGCTGGTAGAACTACAGATATTCAGAAAG ATTAAAATGTCCTTCCTGCCAGTTGGGCATACACACGAGGATATTGATCAGTTCTTCTCAAGGATTGCGCAATATCTTCGTAAGAGGAATGTTCAAACCATAGTCAAGTTGTTACGACTGATAAAGGAAGCATACAAGAAGTTAAAGACAACAACAGAACGGCTGAAGAACATGTTTAACATAAGGGATTGGTTGATGCCCTCAATTGCGCCAATGAGGCATCACACACAACATCATGTGTTCCGTTTTACACTGAATGAACAAG GAAAGGCAGTAATGCACACCAGGCAATGGGCCAACATGACAAAGGAATGGACTGAATGTGATAAAACagacaatatcaattacattattCAGTCCCACCCAGAAGGTATACCTGATTTGGTGCCATTATGCTTTATCAAGCCAGATCTTGCCACTTTTGAGGTTGATATTAAGAAGATGGAAAAGTTTCCTTGGATGAAAAGTGACCACTTGAAGGAATGGGGTGATTTTTTGCAAGAGATAAAACATCAAAAGG AAAATCCTGTTGCTGGTGTATTCCCGATTCATGAATTGGTTTATGGTACCAACCAGTCTCATGATGTATCTCAAGACCCGTCACATGTCTCTGACAACCAGAGTGAATTTGAAGCACTACAAATGTCTCAACCAGATCCA GTTCAAATCGGACCAAAACGTGTGCGGAGAGAGAAAATGCAATTACTACCCGGAAATTTTGTAGCAGTTTATACCACCAAATACAAACATCATTGGCCGCAAATTGGAGAGATTGTGAGCGTCAATGAGAGTGACATTACGCTTAATTGGTATAATGCCACATACACTGGCTATTGTTCACCAGCTTTCTTACAAAACAATGGGAAAAAAGAAAAGTGGGTAGAAGATGTAAATGTTGAAGATACTATTTCCGATCCATTCAAATTAACAAAAGCTTCAAAACTACCAGTAAGAATTGTGGAAGTTTTAAAAGTGCAGCAAGAACGTCTCAACATTGATTTGCAACGCAGTATTAGTGTATGA